One Picrophilus oshimae DSM 9789 genomic region harbors:
- a CDS encoding glycosyltransferase: MKTVFIIDPIPGINSVQYNLIKSVIGRFNEPVLISNYINHDVCEDLKCERYSIYNGIINNIFKTEAMHWVKSYFMEALFSYNSKRVLKILEGFDKYIIINLSSTVPVKSDIMIVQGMPFYETLLKLRKDNIILKMVPEIFYIIIKKFDKKVILRAIYSTKHLSANSKYLIDEYKKINININCEINTIKNFDNFYYKNERRKGYVLTYIGKETELDTLIEIAKAGVKIKAFGSKSPPGMKKNHIKRYIEFLGKVSNDELNDLYNNAIFTVFPFTEEPFGWVPIESMKCGTPVLTYNKQGPSQTVLNNITGWLVDSKEEIIKKAIELYRNGFKINPEACVKRAMEFNPESMYGKIMNIIGEDYLNA; this comes from the coding sequence ATGAAAACGGTATTTATCATTGATCCCATACCAGGTATTAATTCTGTCCAGTACAATCTGATAAAATCCGTTATTGGAAGATTCAATGAGCCTGTTTTAATATCAAACTACATAAACCATGACGTTTGTGAAGATTTAAAATGTGAGCGATATTCCATATACAATGGCATAATAAATAATATATTCAAAACTGAGGCAATGCACTGGGTTAAAAGCTATTTCATGGAGGCTTTATTTTCATACAATTCAAAAAGGGTTTTAAAAATTCTGGAAGGTTTTGATAAATATATAATTATAAATTTAAGCTCAACAGTACCTGTAAAATCTGATATAATGATAGTTCAGGGTATGCCCTTCTATGAAACGTTATTAAAACTGCGCAAAGATAACATAATTTTAAAAATGGTTCCAGAGATCTTTTATATTATAATAAAAAAATTCGATAAAAAGGTTATCTTAAGGGCAATTTACAGTACAAAGCACCTATCTGCAAATTCAAAATATTTAATCGATGAGTATAAAAAAATAAACATAAATATAAATTGTGAGATAAACACAATAAAAAATTTTGATAATTTTTATTACAAGAATGAAAGGAGAAAAGGCTATGTTTTAACATACATAGGAAAGGAAACCGAGCTTGATACATTAATTGAAATTGCCAAGGCCGGCGTTAAAATAAAGGCCTTTGGAAGCAAATCACCGCCGGGCATGAAGAAAAATCATATAAAAAGGTACATTGAATTCCTTGGAAAGGTTTCAAATGATGAATTAAATGATCTTTACAATAATGCAATATTTACCGTGTTTCCATTCACAGAGGAGCCGTTTGGCTGGGTGCCTATAGAATCCATGAAGTGCGGGACACCGGTTCTTACATACAACAAACAGGGGCCTTCTCAAACAGTATTAAATAATATAACGGGCTGGCTGGTTGATTCAAAGGAGGAGATTATAAAAAAGGCCATTGAGCTGTACAGAAATGGATTTAAAATAAATCCCGAGGCCTGTGTTAAGCGTGCCATGGAATTTAACCCTGAATCCATGTATGGAAAAATAATGAATATAATAGGCGAGGATTATTTAAATGCATAG
- a CDS encoding DUF2079 domain-containing protein yields the protein MKFKITRLRIIVFITYLWVLFQTWYYSMSVFKLHNFYIIDTDTYLQSLSSAIFSNKFFVNTVPGGSFFSVHASFILFLLLPFYSIYPNFIGLYSIQNIIIFSPTIPLFLLARKRLGNNNYSMLLALSYLIYPAITPVPFEAVTIFSGFAVFAYYFLDEDKKIGFIISFLLMLSTIEFNPFIGIAFFILILIRSGITKNILNYINKIFHTELNVRIYNSWRFYALFSLISSIVMMYLDIKFIAFASHGTHSALQNSYGTNILSLKNIITNIKTDTSSKINYAMLVNAPYLFLSLFDPVLILQFPWIGFDLISSFNAYWSYGIYYEAYLWPFAAIGAVEGLYKISSYVKKIDNKRIIKINPSRAKKLIILIFIVMLISWAYQDGIGYSQNMPVHINIKDQQLLKAISPLNESSSVFTSANNMPVVELKSWDTWFYGNNKEYFILNATSGSPPSGYGVYDAAGRYVLFKKGYDNKPLFNDLNYTRHYNIDNIDQSFNVLVFNGNYTVKLYLKSDGYNNIYNEGKSSNETKYFPVNTGIIIPFNINKTMKITYIYTDYQMTYGYYTVNSAISRNESRSSIIDYSNYTNYASSSEKFYYNITLNPGTYYFWIYSSGYPGGIYIPVSHGSSKLIKIDDTGTELYNYNLTSSFTITSFTEHKNVEYSASSLLLHASNLSVNRLYKFKSYYYNGTYLILVGLRLNETSLLELNNPEIIITVTSDHADSYNNIFLDNTLIPLIPFIIGGIIVFIIPGYKKDHRRLKRISGVLVPELMLIFGIIFAYGYLNIIRMLYNVYIFAAFGISISILLLIYLYIYYSKT from the coding sequence ATGAAATTTAAGATCACCAGGCTAAGAATCATAGTGTTTATTACATACCTTTGGGTTCTATTCCAGACTTGGTATTACTCAATGAGCGTTTTTAAGCTTCATAATTTTTACATTATCGATACTGATACATATCTTCAATCATTAAGCAGTGCAATATTTTCAAATAAATTTTTTGTTAATACTGTACCTGGTGGTTCATTTTTTTCGGTTCATGCATCATTTATATTGTTTTTACTGCTTCCATTTTATTCAATATATCCGAATTTTATAGGTTTATATTCCATACAGAATATAATAATATTCTCACCGACAATACCATTATTTTTACTTGCAAGGAAAAGGCTTGGTAATAATAACTATTCAATGCTGCTTGCATTATCATATTTAATATATCCGGCAATAACGCCGGTCCCATTTGAGGCCGTTACCATATTCTCTGGCTTCGCAGTCTTTGCATACTACTTCCTTGATGAGGATAAAAAGATCGGATTTATAATATCGTTTTTATTAATGCTTTCAACAATAGAATTCAATCCATTTATAGGCATTGCGTTCTTTATTCTTATATTGATAAGATCTGGAATAACAAAAAATATATTAAATTATATAAATAAAATATTTCATACTGAATTAAACGTCAGGATATACAATAGCTGGCGCTTCTATGCTTTATTTTCTTTGATATCGTCCATTGTTATGATGTACCTTGATATAAAATTTATAGCATTTGCATCACATGGAACACACAGCGCATTGCAAAACTCATATGGAACAAATATACTATCATTGAAAAATATTATAACAAATATTAAAACAGACACATCATCGAAGATAAACTATGCAATGCTTGTAAATGCACCATATCTATTTTTATCATTGTTTGATCCTGTTTTGATACTTCAATTTCCATGGATCGGCTTCGATTTAATATCATCGTTCAATGCCTACTGGTCATATGGAATATACTATGAGGCATACCTATGGCCATTCGCGGCCATCGGCGCCGTCGAGGGACTTTACAAGATATCAAGCTATGTTAAAAAGATTGATAACAAAAGAATAATAAAGATAAACCCGTCAAGGGCAAAAAAGCTTATAATATTAATATTTATAGTCATGCTAATATCCTGGGCATACCAGGACGGCATTGGCTACTCTCAGAACATGCCGGTTCATATAAATATCAAGGACCAGCAGCTTTTAAAGGCCATATCGCCTTTAAATGAGAGCTCCTCTGTTTTCACGTCTGCAAATAACATGCCTGTTGTTGAATTAAAATCCTGGGACACATGGTTTTATGGAAATAATAAGGAATACTTTATTTTAAATGCAACATCTGGATCGCCGCCTTCCGGATATGGTGTATACGATGCCGCCGGAAGGTACGTTCTGTTCAAAAAGGGTTATGATAATAAACCGCTTTTTAACGATTTAAATTACACAAGGCATTATAATATCGATAATATAGATCAGTCATTCAATGTTCTTGTTTTCAACGGCAACTACACGGTTAAATTGTATTTAAAATCCGATGGATATAATAATATATATAATGAAGGCAAATCATCAAACGAAACAAAGTATTTTCCGGTCAATACAGGAATAATAATACCATTCAACATTAATAAAACGATGAAAATAACATATATATACACGGATTATCAAATGACATATGGATATTACACTGTAAACAGCGCAATATCAAGAAATGAATCAAGATCATCGATAATAGATTACTCAAATTATACAAACTATGCATCATCATCGGAGAAATTTTACTATAATATTACTTTAAATCCTGGAACATACTATTTCTGGATTTACTCTTCAGGCTACCCTGGCGGTATTTACATACCGGTTTCACATGGATCATCGAAACTTATAAAGATCGATGATACTGGAACAGAGCTATACAATTACAATTTAACATCATCATTTACAATAACAAGCTTCACAGAGCATAAAAATGTGGAATATTCAGCATCATCGCTATTACTGCATGCTTCGAATCTAAGCGTTAACAGATTATATAAATTCAAGTCATATTATTACAATGGAACATATTTAATACTTGTTGGACTAAGATTAAATGAAACCTCATTATTAGAATTAAACAATCCTGAGATTATAATAACAGTAACCTCTGATCATGCAGATTCGTATAATAATATATTTCTTGACAATACGTTGATACCTTTAATACCGTTTATCATCGGCGGAATCATTGTATTTATAATACCAGGATATAAAAAAGATCATAGAAGATTAAAAAGGATATCTGGAGTTCTTGTTCCTGAGCTCATGCTGATCTTTGGGATAATATTTGCCTATGGCTATTTAAACATAATAAGGATGCTTTACAATGTTTACATATTCGCAGCATTTGGGATATCAATATCAATACTCCTTTTAATATATTTGTATATTTATTATTCAAAAACTTAA